CCCCAGCCAGAAGGGCGGCGGCAGTGGTAGGGGCGCTGTGGGATTGAGACGAGGGAGCTGCTCCCTACCGTCAGGTGAGGCAGGCGCTGCGTACCCTCCTCTAGCCTGGAGAAGTCGAGCTGGGTGTCAGACGGGATGAGATAGGAAGCATCTGGCCTGGTCCCACCTCCCTTCAAGCTTTTGCCGTCCCTCCGGGACTCGGTCCCCACCGCACATTTCGGAAGGCTCTCCTCCCTCGCTCCACGCGTACACACAACCTGCTCCCACCCCGTCTTGGCCTCCCGGTCGGCGAGGAGCCCTCTCGgaaaatgagagggagagaggaattgCAGGGCCATAGACAAGCAAGCCTTGGTTCCTCCTCGCCCTCTCCGCAGAGCTGTTCCAGGCACCGGTGCTGAGGGTGATGGGTTTGGAGGGGACCCACGGCGTGGTGGTCCTGCGCTGCGAGACGCGCCTGCACCCGCAGAAGCGCGACACGCCGCTGCATTTCGCCTTCTACAAGTACAGTCGCGCCGTGCGCCGCTTCGACTGGGGCGCCGAGTACACGGTCCTGGAGCCCGAGCTCGAAGAGCTCGAATCGTATTGGTGCGAGGCGGCTACTGCCACCCGCAGTGTCCGGAAACGCAGCCCGTGGCTGCAGCTTCCGGGGCGCGGTGAGTGACAGGACGCCCTCCCGTGATGCTCACCTCGGGGAGCAGTGCTGCCTCACCTCTCTGCACCCACAAGtctcccccatctctccctcccgTGTCCCGCCCCCCCTTTCCCATCTCCCCATCGCCGCCCTTCCCACCCCTATTCCAGCCGCCCTCGCTCCCCTCGCAGCCCCAcgcctctcccccaccccagagccaAGGGGCAACGACTCAGGGCGTCATGCTTTCACAGGCTCTGCCCTGGACCTGATCTCCACCACCGCCCCGGCCCCGCGGGCAGCAGCCTTGGCACCGGGTAATATGCCGCTTTCCTTCAGAAAGCCCCCTGTGTCCAGATCGGTCCCTTCGGTCACCTCCGTCCGGAACACCACCTCCGTGGGACTGCAGTTCCCGGCGGGCGGCGCCCCCACGGCTGGGCCACCAGCCTGCGCTCTGCCCATGATCTTGGAACAGTCGCCTAGAGCCCTGAAACCAGACGTGGACCTTCTGCTCCGAGAAATGCAGCTGCTCAAAGGCCTTCTGAGCCGGGTGGTCCTGGAATTAAAGGAGCCACAGGCTCTCCCGGAGCTCAGGGGAACACCCGAGACCCCCACTTCCCACTTTGCCGTGAGCCCAGGAACTCCAGAGACCAGTCCTGTGGAAAGCTGAAAGGGCAGCTACCGTCCCCTCTTCAGGGTCATTCCTCCCTGATCTCTCCGGTTTTCCCTCACGTGGAGACCTGTCAAAGCCATCTTTGTTTGCTTCCCTTTGTTTTGCTGTGGTTTTTAAAGAAGGGCCCATGAAGTGTGGTGGCTGACGATTTTGACCTCACACAGCAGTTTGTAACCACAAGCATTCTCTCggatctcttccttctcctcataGAATTCAGTGAGGAAGTAGAAACCTGTTATTTACTACTGTGCAGTTTACCTTTGGAAGGGAATTTAGTCATCCCTAGCTCTTCATATAAGCCTTGCCCAGCATGGGCAATTTTTTTGGCACTTAAGTTCCTTGAGGGAACTAAGCACTTGAGAACATTTTAGACTCAAGTTGTAATTATTATAATGAATTTTCTGTctgttaatattaaaaagactTTCAGTTCTATTACTAATGAGTTTATAtcctcaaagtcctgggttccatttatttttagagaaagaaaggtaTTTGTGTGGACTTCCTATTCCTAAGTGATAAGGGTCAGAGTTCTTAGACTCATCCAGAAGCATCTCAACGTAACTAGATAGACTGATGGGCTCTGCTAGCAGTAGGTGGGCTATGCTAACCTAAGCGGTAAATTAGAGAAGTGATAATTTTTATTGAGAAATCTCTGAGTAAAGTTTCAGACAAATCCTCAAAGTTGAATTCTCATTTTTAgcacctttttttcttcctgaaccaTTCCAACAGTAACATACTtagatacacacatgcacaagtcCATATCCAATCTTGCATGGTGACTTTACTGTCACCTGAAGAAAAGTGAGAGACTATTTCAATTGCAATTTAAGGGGTGTGCTCCCTGAAAGTCTCATATTCATGGGTCCCCCATCTGTCTGCTGGAGCCATCAGTTCTTTGCAGGGCTGATGTGACTTGTTTTTAGGAGGTCTCATTCTCTTTGGGTCTACATCCTTTTTTAGTCAAGTTTCACTGTTAAGGCTTAGAGCTGGTAACAACTGTACCCTCTCATCCTTTACTTCTACTTGATAGATATTCAGTCACAAccctattttctatttccttctgaGCAATTAACCCGAATAACATCAGCAGTCTTCATCCTATTCTTCTTAATGTTATTCTTCACCATATTGTTATTACAAAGTCACTGAAATTATACAGGGAGGCAGGCATGTGCACACATAAATTGCAACACAATGTGGTAAATGTGCTATAAAGCACTATAGGAATTCAGAGAAGGAAGCTGAATcttgaaagaaaagcaagaattcTCTATGTGGAGATGTGAGAAAGGTTGAGGGGTAGGGCAAGTAGGCTGAGGATGCAAAGGCATGGGGATGTGAAGGACTCTACTATGTTTAAGGAACTGCAAATAATTGGGAGTAGTTGGAGAATtctgtgtgtttatgtgcatGGGGGGCTGTATTTTAGGCAGAGATGAATACTGGGAAGTAGGAAGGGATCAAAACATGAAAGTCTTAATAAGAAGtattttaggccaggtgtggtggttcacacctgtaatcctagcaccttgggaggctgaggcaggaggattgcttgaggccaggagttcgagaccagcctcagcaagagcaagaccccatctttacaaaaaatagaaaaattagccagatgtggtggtgtgagcctgtagtcccagctacttgggaggctgaggtagtaggatcactGGGgtcaaggagtttgaggttgcagtgagctgtgatgatgccactatactctatcTTGGGTGatagagagagaccctgtctcaaaaagaaaaaaaaaggtatgttaGCCTGTTGGATTGGGTATTTGGAAGCCTTCCTGACATGAGGGTATCAGTAtgtcttcctttctaatttaaaatcagaaaggaagaatcaaATAAACTTACCTCAATGACCCTTGCTTGACCCTGAGAAGGTACCCTAATCTAGTACTGGGGTCCTGGTCTACAAGGGTCTTTGTGACTCTGTTTCCGAGCTTTGTAATGCAGGCTCATCTCACTTAAAATTCTCCTCCCAGGCTACCTTCCCTTGATAATTGCACTTTATTCTTGTACCTAGGCTCTTTCCCTCTTCCAATTCTGTTCCCCTGAGGTTTCTGCCATCCCTGATCTATTATAGATAGGAAGTGAATCACTTTTCTACTCAGATTTATCTATGTCcgtgttttctttctcttgttttctttcctatgaAGAGCATTGACAGTGCAGCTTTTCTTAAAAGAagccattaaaaaacaaagtaacagCCATTGTTGCTAGACTTTTAACCTTGCTCTACAATTACCCAGAGCTAGTTTACTTTTGACTTCTGCTTTAGGAATGTTGCTAAACATGGGTGATTAAACACCCAGCCCAGCTCTCCCACAACCAACAGTTGTTTCACTGTTGTCTCTAGAAATTTCTTCCAAGCTGTTTGCACCATTCTATAAATCTCGATGCTGGTGCTTTAATGTTCATGCttatgtaagaaaagaaaattatgcaaGGCAGCAATCATAAGATGCATcatgatttcagagatgttaaaacatagttgtaaaaatgttttagaattaataaaatacaaaatacaccCTGAGCTCTAGGCAACAAATTTTGAAATGTCTAGGAAAAAGGCATTATGGGCCCAGTactgtggctcactcctgtaatcttagcactctgggaggctgaggtgggatgcttgcttgagcccaggagttagagaccagcctgaacaagagcgagaccctgtctctgctaaaaatagaaaaaattaaccaggcatggtggtgggcttgtagtccaagctactcgggagactgaggcaggaggattgcttgagtccaggagttagaggttgcagtgagctgtgacgatgccactgcactctagctggggtgacacagtaagactctgtctcaaaaaaaaaaaaaaacacacacacacacacacacacacacacacacaaaaaccattATGTATGGTCCTACATATGTATGGCCAGAGAATAAAAGTGGACATCTTTCAAGATAAATTGGAGGTCctcaaaaatcttaaaagaactTCAAGCCTGTTTTAGTTCAACTAAGAAATCATTTCTCGAGACACTTATAAACTTCCCTTGCCCAAGAATAGCCCACTCTATCTTTGGACAGCtctagaaattagaaaattcttcttcaggtgtggtggcttgcacatgtaatcccagctactctggaggctgaggtgggaggatcacttgaggccaggagttcaagatcagcctagatgacatagtgagatcccatgtcttaaaaaaaatgctcTTCCTTACATATAATGAGCACGATTACTTTGCTATAACTTCTACCTACTGTACCCCTATGGTTACACAGAACAAATCCTCTTGATAgcccttcaaatatttaaagacacTGCTTAGCTCATGACTATGTTTTCTTAAAGatatattcttttatctttttttttcaacttttttcccTCAGGGTTTTCAACTCTTCCtaatttggaattttttctcCATCTTGGATTTTCTGAGCATATCTCCAGTTGTTCTACATTTTGTTTAGAATGTAGGACCCACAACTGACTGCAGTTCCTCAGATAATTGTGTCCAGGGAGAATAAGGCAGGAAGTCAGGGGTTTTTTGTTCTGTTAATTTTGTAACCCCTTTTATTAGAATTTCCAGAATTATGGATGCGATAAAAGATACAGTCCTCTTCCCTCaacacaaatggaaaagaatGTGACTACAGAGATGTCCTTGGTTCACTCAGTTCTCCTATATCATCTCTAGTGCTGAAAGAACTGCTGCAATAACAGCCGCCTGTTATTGACCCAGCACCCTGGGTCAAGGTCCTTCATTCACCAAATGAACATGTCCTAAGAGCCAAATTGACAGCAGGTCTCTATGTACTGGACAGGTGGGGGATGCAGGGATGCAATGTGCTATCTCCTTGTGGGCAGGTAACTCCCACGCTGATGTGGGGTGAGGCGAACAATGGCAGAACTCAACTCACAGCACCCTTGGAACATGACGAGAG
Above is a window of Lemur catta isolate mLemCat1 chromosome 3, mLemCat1.pri, whole genome shotgun sequence DNA encoding:
- the FCRLB gene encoding Fc receptor-like B; translated protein: MWALTALLLLVPSSGQAATLEKPILSLHPPWTTIFKGERVTLRCDGYHPLLLELRPINTLWYLGHLLLPSHKKSIEVQTPGVYRCQTRGAPVSDPIHLSVSNDWLILQVPYAAVFEGEPLVMRCRGWYDKVVYKLHYYHDDQAVRYFHSSANYTVLQARASDSGRYQCSGTMRIPVESAPMFSSKVAVTVQELFQAPVLRVMGLEGTHGVVVLRCETRLHPQKRDTPLHFAFYKYSRAVRRFDWGAEYTVLEPELEELESYWCEAATATRSVRKRSPWLQLPGRGSALDLISTTAPAPRAAALAPGNMPLSFRKPPVSRSVPSVTSVRNTTSVGLQFPAGGAPTAGPPACALPMILEQSPRALKPDVDLLLREMQLLKGLLSRVVLELKEPQALPELRGTPETPTSHFAVSPGTPETSPVES